The genomic window GTTTCTGCCTTCAAAGAGCGGACGCATACTCCGCCCGCGCGGATCGGCTTTGGCTGCCGGGTTTCCGGCGTAGTCGGCGGCGGTCGGGAGAAAATCGAGTCCGGTCGAAACCAGCGCGTCGACGTTGACCGTGCCGGCGGGAATCGTCCCTTTATACATCGCGATAAACGGAACGTTTGCCGATTCTTCGTAGAGCGCGGTTTTATGCTCGATCCGATGCGCGCCGTCCATATCGCCGTGATCGCTGGTAAAAATGACGAGCGTGTTCTCTTCCTGCCCGCTCTCTTTAAGCGCGTCGATAATCAGCTGGATTTCAGCATCGACCTGTTCGGTGAGGCGGGCATAGAGCCAGCGGTGCAGTCGCCAATCGGCCTCCGTATAATTTTTGCGCGCTTCCTCTTTGAATGCCCGAATCCTCAGATACGCATCAATCGCAGCGGGTTCCCCCTCTTGTGGCGCAAAGTTGGGCGGCAGCGGCGGGCAGTGCTTTTCAAGAAACTCATCCGCATCGATTTTCGCACTGCGGTTCATGAGTGCGACTAAATCAGTTTCTTCGAGTCCTTTTTTCTTCGGGGGTTTTGCTCGATCCTCAAATCGGTAGTCGCGCAGGGCCATATAACAGATGTCGTGCGGGCTGATAAAATTCGCCCACATCAGAAACGGTTTGTCGTCCGGTTTTCGCTCCCGGATAATCTTTGAGCTCGCTTCGGCCAACGGCATCTTCGGATTTTTTTCATACACCTTGAATCCGTGTTTCGCCGGGCTCAAAACTTCGGGTAAATGGACTTTCCCGCCGTAAAACAGATCGTAACCTGCTTCTTTCATAGTGATCGGCAACAGGGTATTGATGACCTCCTCGGATGCGCCGCCAAAGCGTTTAGCACCACCGGAATTTTCACGGACAAGGTTCCCTTTTTGATCGCGGAAATCCGATGGGAAACGTCCGGTCATCATTGAAATCCGGGCCGGAACACAAACCGGGTTGGTTGTGTAGGCGCGTGTAAAGCGCATTCCGTTGTCCGCGAGATAATCCATCGCAGGTGTTTTAAGGGTCTTGTTACCGGCACAGCTCATCATATTCGCGTGCTGCTGGTCGGTATAAATTAAAATGATATTCGGCTGACCAGAGAGCTTCTTTTCCGAACCCGTTGCGGCACGCAGCGACGGCATCATCAGCACCCCACCGCCCGCTGCGGCTGTTGTTGTAAATCTTCTACGCTTCATCATCCTTTCTCCTTTAATCCATTGGGTCAGTCACAGGCTGCAGGCGGTCGATGACCGGCGCGGTTTTAATCGTTGGCTTGACCGCGAAGCGTTCAAATTCGGAACCGACCGGATCGGGAATCATACGGATTTCTTCGTCGCCGCGATAGACGCAGTTCGCATCGACCCACGCCATGAGACGACGCAGATCTTCGCCTTCAATCTTTATGTCTTTGTGGGTCCCTTCACGCACCATGTTAATCAGTGGACTCGTGTACGAAAGCATGGTGCGCGGCTTAAGCAACTGCACATTAAACATGCCATTATCGGCTTCCACCTGCAGCGCACCGGCAATGCCCGCACCCGGCGCATCCGTTTTAACCGGCGGATGCTGCGCTCTATGTTTCCCATCCTTTACTTCTTTTTGGCCTCTGTACCACGTTGGCCCAACCAGTGTGAGATACGGTTCCTTAAACGGCCAGAGTTCTTCCGGCACACCGAGTTCCGGAACGCCGCCGCGCAAGGTCAGGTCGAGCACTTTGCGGGCTTTCGGGTTTTTATCGCCTTGGTGACAGCTGCCGCAATATTTGTCGAGCACCGGCTGGGCGAAACGTTCGTAACTGATGCTGACCGGGCCCCACGGCGGCGGGGTAATTTCGGACGGTGCGCGGCGCAACGCTTTTGAGCTGGCTTTGAATGCGACGGGAGTGCGGTTGTTCTGTTCGTGACAACCGAGACAGCCGCGCGTTTCGCCGGGCATCACGCCGGTGAACGAGCGCATAATCTGCAAACAGCGGTAGTCCTCGTCGAGCAGCTGGAAATGGAGCGCTTTTCCGCTCGGGACTTTAAAGTGAACGGAGCCGTCCTCTTCTACCGGCACCGTGCCGAGAATCCGCTTTACACCGTCTTCCTGGATAATCGAAACCGCCGGGCCGGAATGGCGGAACGATTTGACCATCGACGTGTAGGTCTTCGAATCCATTTCGATTATCCGAAGGTATTTTGCGGTCCCGCGCGGCAGGTCTTCGTCGATACCCTCATACACGTCGGCGCTGTACAGAACGCCGTCTTTCGCAGGCTCGCCTTTATTCGGCCAATCCACCGTATCGGCGCGCATCGGCGGAACCGTGCGCGGCTTCAGCGGCATCGCGTACAGAATATTATGATTACCGCGATAAATCAGTTCACGGTTCCCGTCCATATCCATCAGGTAGAGCGAAAACGGATTAAAAACCGAAACCCGGTTCCCGCCACTGTCGACTTTTCCGCTTCGTATCGAAACCAGAAAATCATTTTCGCCGATGGGGTACGGCGTTTTATAGGCACCGTAGTTCCCGCTCGCGTGATAGTTCGGCGAATAGGTCGGATGCGGCGGTTTCGGGTCGCCCGTTTCAGGCCATCCCACATCGGCCGTAATCTTGTAGATACCGTCCGGGTGCTCGCGTCCTTCGCTCAAATTGATCACGCCGAGCGAGCCGCTGAACACGCGATGATGCCCCTGTCCGACAAACATCACGTTGCCCGTTCCGGGGATGGCGCGCGCCTCGATCAGCATATCGGGTGTAAACGAACGGTTGCCCCAATAGATTTGCGGATTGGTTCCATCAGGGTTCATCGTCCACAACCCCTGAATGCGCCAAAGAGGTCGCTCGGTATATTCCCAGCGCGTATAGATCACCGAGCCGTCAGGCATCATCGCGGGCAGATAGTCCGGCTCGTTGTTGCGGGAAATAATGCGGATATTCTTTCCGTCCGCATCGGCACGGGCCAAAACGAAAGCGGGTGAAGTGGGCAGACAGCGGACATAGCTATGTGCGCGGGTGGTCGAAAATAGTATTTTCCCGTCCGGCAGATAAATCGGATCGAGGTCGTCGTAGTCGCTGTTCGTCAATTGTTTAAGTCCGGTTCCATCCACATTAACCTCAAAGAGCTTGAACGACGGGTCGAAGTGGTCCTTTTTCGAGAAGATGATTTTATCCGCGTCGTACGACAGATCGGGGCGCCAAAGATAGGTGTCCAAATCGTCCGGCAACAGGTTTTGTACCGCCGCGTTCGGATTGAGTCCGCTGATAACCTGGAGTTTGCTGCCCGAGTTGAATTGCTGCGACCCGTTCCGGTGTCCCGACTCGTGGTTTGAGTGCACCGTTTCCGGATGCGGGCTGTCGATTAAAAGGATGCGGTCAAAATCGACCGTCGGATTGCTGAACAAAATTTTGCGCTTGGCACGGCGTACGTCGAAGTAGAGTTCTTCGAGTTTATCTTTGCCGCTGGTTTGCGGAATTTCGCGTTCGAGCTTTGCGATGGCTGCAAGCGCGGCGGCTCGGGCTTTTGCCGTTTTGCCGGCGCCATTCATTTTTTCGATTCGAGTGGCGAGCTGTCTGGCCCAGCCGATTTCCTGCTCGATCCGCTCCGGTGTAACCTGGCTGTTCGCCTGAAAAAGCCAATCGGCTTTCAGCAATTTTTCTGAATCGGTTTTGCTGACCGGACGCGTTGCGGAAATCGTCGGAAAGAAATCGGTAGTCTTCAGCGCTTTGATCTCGGCTTTGAGTTGCTGGAGTTCATCGTACGCCGCTTGAAGCGATCCAGGATTTTGTTCGACCTGTTTCCGTAAAGCTTCGACTTGCTGCATAAACTCCGCTTTTTTTTCGTTCGAAAACTCCTCTTTCCGTGTGAGTTTCAACAGCGAGTGATGTGTCCAAAACAGCTCATCGAGAACCCGCTGCGGAGTCAGCTCCGCCCTACCCCATACAGCGGCAAGCAACATCACAAATAATAACGCGTTTTTCTTCATTCTATCATTCTCTATTTTTCAGTCAGCCGGGGCACTTTGGCCCCGTCATCACTTAAATTTAATGGGTTTGTTTTCAGCGGACACCCTGGTGTTTTCTTTGCCATCTACACTATAGGTAACCGTAAGTTTTTTAACTTTTCGTGGATGCGGTTGGCCGAAGACCTTATTATAATTTCCTATCTCCAACACGCCTCCGACATTCTTTACTGCGAGTTTCGCGAGCTTATCGGTCACATCAAAAAAATTCTCATCCGTACCGTACACGGCGCTGATGATCTTGACCGGAATCGGTCCAGCATTCACGTCCGGTGCAGCAGCAATCTCTTCGGCTACACCCTGCACCGCGTGACGCGCCACAAAATCGCTGACTTGTTGCAATTTCGGATTTTTGAACTTCGGCGTGTAAAGCACACTCACCGGGCCGATCAGGCCGGAGGGAAACAGCGTGTCATCCTTGGAGTAATACCAGCAGGTTGCAAAACTCTTACGGCGTGGTTCTGTCCGCGGCTTGTCTTCGACAAGCCATTCCGGCAACCCATTGATAAGCCCGTGCTCGTTCACTTCAAAATCGCGTGGGAAACGTTCGTCGCCAATCATACGGTTGGGCCATAGATTTGCGACGTGAACTTCGACGCGGTTTTTACCGGATTTAACCAAATCGGTGATGTTGGCCCGATACGGCGGCTTCCACAACGTTTCTGCTTTTTTGCCATTGATGTAGAGCTCGGAAATCACCTCAACTTGACCCAGCTCGAACCAAACTTCACTTCCATTCGGGTCGCACTCAAACTCGCGCGAATAAACGGCGGTGCCGGAGAAGTAGCGGATTCGTTCTTCGGGATGCTCGTTCCACGGAGTCAACTTTTTGAACCGTACGGGTTCGGTCAAATCGCTCTCTTTCGGGAACGTTACCGTCCAGTTTTCGTTCAGCGTCACCGTAGGTTTTTCAGCAAACGCTTCTTCAACTTTAGAACCATCCGCCATAGTCAGGCTGACTTTTCCCGGTTTTTCGAAAACCGAATAGGTCGGTGCGGGAAGCGGCTCTTCCACGGAAAGAACAGGGCGAGTGCCAATCGATGCGAGCGCAGCGGGGGTCTCAGCTTTGCCCTCACGGAACACAACAAAAACAGAGCCGTAGGTATCAAACAGAATGGGAATCTCGGTTCTTCCGTTTTCCTCCTTATAGACCGTGCATTTTTCAATGACCCCGGTGTCGGGATACCAAAATTCCGGCACCTTTCCAGAGACTCGGAAACTGAATGTTGCGGTCGGTGTTGCGTCGCTGTTAGCGGCAATAAAATAGATCTCTTCATCTTCTGTATAGCGATGAATGTGCTGAAAATCTTTCTTATCGCCGTTAACCGTCTTAACGATCAAGTCGGGCTGAAGCGCCAATTTGTCCACAACCTGCGACTCGGTTAAACCCCAGTAGAGTTTCCCCTTTTTGTAGGATTGTTCTTTGACCTTTTTGCCGTCAAGCCCCTGCCAGATTTCGTCTACGAGCGACGCCACCTGCTTATCACTTTTTGGGTATCCGCTCAGTCCGTGCGCTCGTTCAGGTCGTGAACGAACCATCACCTGCCCCCCCTGCGCAACTAACTCTTTGAGCTTTTCGAGCAACGCGGGAGTGACGTTTTCCATTTCCGGCAAAACCAGCAGCTTGTAGCGCATTCCGGAAGGAAAGCAAAATTCGCCATCGTTGACATAGAGTTTCTCTTTAACCGCTTTGCTACTGCAGAGATCCCAGTCGTATCCGTTCGGCAAACGAACCCCGCGCGCCGTTCCTTTTTCGTTACCCGGTGCGCTCTCCGGCGTCATATACAACACATCCGCCGCAAACGTTCCCTGCTGCTGCAGATACCAACAACGGCTCAAATAACGATGCCACGCACCACTCATCTCCCACCAGGTATTGTGTTGGGAGTATTGCGTTCCCCAGTTTTTGAAAATCATGCCCGGCTTATACACCGCATTCTGTTTTTCCGCCCAGGGTTGAAGCGGGAAGCAGTGGAAAAGAAAGTGGTTCACACCGGAACACATGTGATTATCGGCGTTCTGCTTCATCGTCCACGGATGATTAACCCAGGCACTGTCTCTCTTTAACCAGACCCCGTTTTTCTTTTTAGCACCGGCCGGAAACGCCTCAGCAGTAATCACCTTTGCACCGGAAACGTGAGCGCCGGAAGAGGCCCATTTCGACATCGGGCTCTTTCCGAATCCTTTCAGGCCGACCTGCCAAAAGGTCGAACAGGTTCGAGTGACCACTTCGGCAGCTTCCATTCCGTCAAAGGTCGAGCGGGTAAAGGCTTCCGATTCGAATTTCATCCCCAGTTCTGAGCTGAGTTCAGTGAGATATCCAAAAAAGTTATCACGGATACAGTCGGAGGTGGTCTGCCGGAAATCCCAGAGAAATCGCTCCGAGAGCTCAACACTCCCCACAACCCGGCCCGTGAGAACCGGCATCCACGGATAGAGACTGTAGCCACGGCGTTTTTCAAATTCTTCGGGCAAGACGACCGACCAGTTCTGCGATCCGGCCTCCCAGCTGTCGATACCCAGAAACTTAATGTTCTTCGCCGGCACAACATTCTTTTTGTCCAGCAACGGTTTCGCCATATGGTCGAAATGGAATTTCACGTTTTCGCGACTAAGCTTATCCACATCAAGCCCCGTCGTTTCACGACCGCCGGGGCG from Pontiella desulfatans includes these protein-coding regions:
- a CDS encoding sulfatase family protein: MMKRRRFTTTAAAGGGVLMMPSLRAATGSEKKLSGQPNIILIYTDQQHANMMSCAGNKTLKTPAMDYLADNGMRFTRAYTTNPVCVPARISMMTGRFPSDFRDQKGNLVRENSGGAKRFGGASEEVINTLLPITMKEAGYDLFYGGKVHLPEVLSPAKHGFKVYEKNPKMPLAEASSKIIRERKPDDKPFLMWANFISPHDICYMALRDYRFEDRAKPPKKKGLEETDLVALMNRSAKIDADEFLEKHCPPLPPNFAPQEGEPAAIDAYLRIRAFKEEARKNYTEADWRLHRWLYARLTEQVDAEIQLIIDALKESGQEENTLVIFTSDHGDMDGAHRIEHKTALYEESANVPFIAMYKGTIPAGTVNVDALVSTGLDFLPTAADYAGNPAAKADPRGRSMRPLFEGRNVEWRDTLGVESQIGWMVVNSDGKKLIEYDYPYNGKTETQMLDLKADPYETRHFLPEGDRKAAWDSLEKALNEWFPEGHRRMVGEVK
- a CDS encoding HzsA-related protein; this encodes MKKNALLFVMLLAAVWGRAELTPQRVLDELFWTHHSLLKLTRKEEFSNEKKAEFMQQVEALRKQVEQNPGSLQAAYDELQQLKAEIKALKTTDFFPTISATRPVSKTDSEKLLKADWLFQANSQVTPERIEQEIGWARQLATRIEKMNGAGKTAKARAAALAAIAKLEREIPQTSGKDKLEELYFDVRRAKRKILFSNPTVDFDRILLIDSPHPETVHSNHESGHRNGSQQFNSGSKLQVISGLNPNAAVQNLLPDDLDTYLWRPDLSYDADKIIFSKKDHFDPSFKLFEVNVDGTGLKQLTNSDYDDLDPIYLPDGKILFSTTRAHSYVRCLPTSPAFVLARADADGKNIRIISRNNEPDYLPAMMPDGSVIYTRWEYTERPLWRIQGLWTMNPDGTNPQIYWGNRSFTPDMLIEARAIPGTGNVMFVGQGHHRVFSGSLGVINLSEGREHPDGIYKITADVGWPETGDPKPPHPTYSPNYHASGNYGAYKTPYPIGENDFLVSIRSGKVDSGGNRVSVFNPFSLYLMDMDGNRELIYRGNHNILYAMPLKPRTVPPMRADTVDWPNKGEPAKDGVLYSADVYEGIDEDLPRGTAKYLRIIEMDSKTYTSMVKSFRHSGPAVSIIQEDGVKRILGTVPVEEDGSVHFKVPSGKALHFQLLDEDYRCLQIMRSFTGVMPGETRGCLGCHEQNNRTPVAFKASSKALRRAPSEITPPPWGPVSISYERFAQPVLDKYCGSCHQGDKNPKARKVLDLTLRGGVPELGVPEELWPFKEPYLTLVGPTWYRGQKEVKDGKHRAQHPPVKTDAPGAGIAGALQVEADNGMFNVQLLKPRTMLSYTSPLINMVREGTHKDIKIEGEDLRRLMAWVDANCVYRGDEEIRMIPDPVGSEFERFAVKPTIKTAPVIDRLQPVTDPMD
- a CDS encoding glycosyl hydrolase; the protein is MKFACCSAFRGRVSFTLVLGAFCANAALESGFDNPPMEYRPGVFWEWCNGNINKASITSDLEAMHRVGMQGGKVFNVSGPQGPVRFASDEWFEMMAHVCEEAGRLDMEVGLNLTEGFNCAGGPWVTPDRSMQALAWNETNVSGPGNIKMQLEKPKPVYLKFNPKLKIFPPEFIKKMTYGFYEDVKVFAVPTVGQGRILEWKEKSGIPEGHHFSLEKVLAPTPVDSVAASDIIETAKVIDISDKMDADGNLNWKAPAGKWTILRMGRMSTGSCTRPGGRETTGLDVDKLSRENVKFHFDHMAKPLLDKKNVVPAKNIKFLGIDSWEAGSQNWSVVLPEEFEKRRGYSLYPWMPVLTGRVVGSVELSERFLWDFRQTTSDCIRDNFFGYLTELSSELGMKFESEAFTRSTFDGMEAAEVVTRTCSTFWQVGLKGFGKSPMSKWASSGAHVSGAKVITAEAFPAGAKKKNGVWLKRDSAWVNHPWTMKQNADNHMCSGVNHFLFHCFPLQPWAEKQNAVYKPGMIFKNWGTQYSQHNTWWEMSGAWHRYLSRCWYLQQQGTFAADVLYMTPESAPGNEKGTARGVRLPNGYDWDLCSSKAVKEKLYVNDGEFCFPSGMRYKLLVLPEMENVTPALLEKLKELVAQGGQVMVRSRPERAHGLSGYPKSDKQVASLVDEIWQGLDGKKVKEQSYKKGKLYWGLTESQVVDKLALQPDLIVKTVNGDKKDFQHIHRYTEDEEIYFIAANSDATPTATFSFRVSGKVPEFWYPDTGVIEKCTVYKEENGRTEIPILFDTYGSVFVVFREGKAETPAALASIGTRPVLSVEEPLPAPTYSVFEKPGKVSLTMADGSKVEEAFAEKPTVTLNENWTVTFPKESDLTEPVRFKKLTPWNEHPEERIRYFSGTAVYSREFECDPNGSEVWFELGQVEVISELYINGKKAETLWKPPYRANITDLVKSGKNRVEVHVANLWPNRMIGDERFPRDFEVNEHGLINGLPEWLVEDKPRTEPRRKSFATCWYYSKDDTLFPSGLIGPVSVLYTPKFKNPKLQQVSDFVARHAVQGVAEEIAAAPDVNAGPIPVKIISAVYGTDENFFDVTDKLAKLAVKNVGGVLEIGNYNKVFGQPHPRKVKKLTVTYSVDGKENTRVSAENKPIKFK